GTTAAACTGCGTCATCAAGCGGCCGAGCAGGAAGTTGAGGCGCAGCACCAGCGCCAGCGTGAAGGCCACCGCGCCGGAACTGATCCTGCCGGACAGCCAAAGATCAATGCACAGCGCTGCCATGGAGGTGATCATCACGCCAGACAGCAGTGCCATGGACGCACGCACGCCGGTGATGAACCGGGTGAAGGTCATGGTGGCATTCTGGAAGATGTCGAAACCCTGCCGCATGTAGCGGTCATTCGCATCGTCGCGCCCGAACAGCCGCAGCGTCTGGATATTGCTATAGGCATCCACCATGCGGCCGGAAAGCATGGAAGCAGCTTCCGCCGTCTCTTTGGAATGATAGCGGATGCGCGGCACGAAATAACGCGCCAGCGCCGAAAAGATCAGCACCCAGACAAGCACGACGACCGCCAGCCGCCAGTCCAGCCCACCGATCAGAAACAGCATCGAGACGGAATAAATACCGACGAACCAGACGCTTTCCATCAGCGAGGTGACGAGATCGCCCGCCGCCTGACCGCCCGACCAGACCTTGGTGACGATGCGGCCGGAAAAATCATTCTGGAAAAAGGAAAGCGATTGCCGCGCGACATGCATGTAGGACTGCCAGCGCACCAGATTGTAAAAGCCGGGCGTGATGATCTGCTGGTCCACCAGTGCCGTGATCATCGTGACGATGAAACGCACGACGCCGATCAACACCAGCATGCCCACCAGCTCGCCGCCATGGGCGGAAAGCAACCCAGCCCAACCCTCTTCCGGCTTCACGGTCGAGAGAATATCCACCAGCCGCCCGACGAACCAGAACAGCGCCGCCTCGATGGCCGCCGTCAGCCCGCCCAGCACCAGCATCGCAAAAAACGGCGCCTTGGCCTGCGAAATGTAAAACCAGATGAAAGCGAATGTGTTTTCAGGCGGCCGCAGGTCGTCCTTGCGGGCGAAGGGCCTAATCCAGTTCTCGAAGAACTCGAAGATGCGCGTAATGACCATCATCCGGATATAGGCGGATTCCCGTCGCCGGAACAGCCGCAGACCCTTTGGGAAGAGATTATATTTCGGTAACATTTTGACAATGAAAAAGGGCGGGGAATGTTCCGCCCGCTCTTAAATGCAGCCGAAGAAATTTCGCACATCCACAGCTCCCGCACGCCGTCACCCCGGACTAGATTCGGGGTCCAGCGGGA
The Agrobacterium cucumeris DNA segment above includes these coding regions:
- a CDS encoding ABC transporter ATP-binding protein produces the protein MVITRIFEFFENWIRPFARKDDLRPPENTFAFIWFYISQAKAPFFAMLVLGGLTAAIEAALFWFVGRLVDILSTVKPEEGWAGLLSAHGGELVGMLVLIGVVRFIVTMITALVDQQIITPGFYNLVRWQSYMHVARQSLSFFQNDFSGRIVTKVWSGGQAAGDLVTSLMESVWFVGIYSVSMLFLIGGLDWRLAVVVLVWVLIFSALARYFVPRIRYHSKETAEAASMLSGRMVDAYSNIQTLRLFGRDDANDRYMRQGFDIFQNATMTFTRFITGVRASMALLSGVMITSMAALCIDLWLSGRISSGAVAFTLALVLRLNFLLGRLMTQFNGIMRNFGTVQNAAELISQPIGLVDAPDAAVLEVKKPSVRFDNVSFHYGRANGVIDNLNLEIQAGEKVGIVGRSGAGKSTLVNLLLRFYDVEKGRILIDGQDIAKVTQESLRAHIGMVTQDTSLLHRSIRDNIMFGRMDATEAQLREATRRAKADDFIERLEDQRGRTGFDAHVGERGVKLSGGQRQRIAIARVMLKDAPILVLDEATSALDSEVEAAIQSNLDELMQGKTVLAIAHRLSTIAALDRLIVMDQGRIVEQGSHSDLVSQGGLYSELWARQSGGFLAAEEAAQ